In Luteitalea sp. TBR-22, one genomic interval encodes:
- a CDS encoding helicase-related protein gives MTSVLAPPYGPKVLRSLRDFQRNTVEYVFSRLYLESPGAKRFLVADEVGLGKTMVAKGVVARAIDHLWKREDRIDVVYICSNASIARQNVSRLNVTGTDDAVLPTRVTLLPARIKSLQRQRLNFVSFTPGTSFSPASSLGTAEERALLYWLLPPEWRREDRAAVTLLAGNAGRDRFAERVKGFDQSTIDDTLRIAFQKKLEGGAADPQALLPRFQRLCEEIGRATNLSDDQRSARSELVGEFRASLASTCITALEPDLVILDEFQRFKDLLDGQDEASRLARHLFDYEKARVLLLSATPYKMYTLQDDGSGDDHFADFLKTVEFLQGADSSTGTFKEQLADYRRALLQHAGGDLSELTRRSEAIQQQLRAVMVRTERLAVTPLRDGMLREVPPLAMHLKAADVKEYVAIDRVSQALDAGDALHYWSAAPYLLNFMESYVLKKRLAERIDAADERLVSAVSEARSTLLSREDIERYAELDPANARVRNLFEDLDAAGAFEVPWVPPSMGYYALEGPFDAVKSGFTKRLVFSAWHVVPKVVACLASYEAERRLVRPAAGGEVTYRSARDKHRGRLRFTVRDDGASGASRFAGMSVLGLMYPSPTLAIECDPLQAARDSRQGGPELPVLSDVLGQVRSVLEPRLAALARPDSGGAEDERWYWAAPMLLDLIQHSETTQAWFGQRDLHGEWREPTRAAASSNEADSEAQEGWRRHVDHARQLLQSQDLGRQPADLPDVVARLAIAGPGTMALRSLARVTGQLSRADSVALRNAAGRIADAIVGLFNLPDVEAFVDRASEAHRVRTGQEPGPYWREVLGFCAAGGLQAVLDEYAHILVDALGQQGHSMESAAHAIADEMGKALRVRTATLSADALWVADDGRPVLERGALAFRSRFAVRFGAGPAEGTDEGTDRDDAVRRAFNSPFWPFVLCSTSVGQEGLDFHQYCHAVVHWNLPSNPVDLEQREGRVHRYKNHAVRRNLAKQHGHALTADGHPDPWRQAFKAAESEREESKPDLVPYWVYAPPGGVAIERHVPVLPLSGDAERRTRLQKSLALYRLAFGQSRQEDLVQYLAQRLDEQAIADVTSRLRLDLAPPIAAMAEPLPVDDGVLVSTGVVPRAGQALKALGDDVDRLSGLLDAFAIVREAARLRDSVETFRELLDRFQAVRAGTAANTQGVVQA, from the coding sequence ATGACGTCTGTCCTCGCCCCTCCCTACGGACCGAAAGTACTGCGCTCCCTGCGCGACTTCCAGCGGAACACGGTCGAGTACGTGTTCTCGCGGTTGTACCTGGAGTCGCCTGGCGCGAAGCGCTTTCTGGTGGCCGACGAGGTCGGCCTCGGCAAGACCATGGTCGCCAAGGGCGTCGTCGCCAGGGCCATCGATCACCTGTGGAAGCGGGAAGACCGCATTGATGTCGTGTACATCTGCTCGAACGCGAGCATCGCGCGGCAGAACGTCAGCAGGCTCAACGTCACGGGCACCGATGACGCCGTCCTGCCGACTCGTGTCACGTTGCTGCCCGCGAGGATCAAGAGCCTGCAGCGGCAGCGCCTCAACTTCGTCTCCTTCACACCGGGCACCTCATTCAGCCCCGCGTCGTCGCTCGGGACCGCCGAGGAGCGCGCCCTTCTGTACTGGTTGCTGCCGCCCGAGTGGCGCCGCGAGGACCGTGCTGCGGTGACCCTGCTCGCGGGAAACGCCGGACGCGACCGGTTCGCTGAACGAGTAAAGGGGTTCGATCAGTCAACGATCGATGACACGCTGCGCATCGCTTTCCAGAAGAAGCTTGAAGGGGGCGCGGCCGATCCTCAGGCGCTTCTGCCGAGATTCCAGAGGCTGTGCGAGGAAATCGGTCGCGCGACGAACCTTTCGGATGACCAGCGGTCGGCCCGCAGCGAGCTGGTCGGTGAGTTCAGGGCGTCGCTGGCATCCACGTGCATCACCGCACTCGAGCCCGACCTCGTCATCCTCGACGAGTTCCAGCGATTCAAGGATCTGCTTGACGGGCAGGACGAAGCGAGCCGGCTTGCTCGCCACCTGTTCGACTACGAAAAGGCCCGGGTTCTCTTGCTGTCGGCCACGCCGTACAAGATGTACACGCTGCAGGACGACGGCTCCGGCGACGACCACTTCGCGGACTTCCTGAAGACCGTCGAGTTCCTGCAGGGCGCCGACAGTTCGACCGGCACCTTCAAGGAGCAACTGGCCGACTATCGTCGTGCGCTCCTTCAGCACGCAGGCGGCGACCTTTCGGAGCTGACCAGACGCAGCGAGGCCATCCAGCAGCAACTCCGCGCGGTGATGGTGCGAACGGAGCGGCTTGCCGTCACGCCATTGCGCGACGGCATGCTTCGGGAGGTACCGCCGCTGGCGATGCACTTGAAGGCAGCGGATGTGAAGGAGTACGTGGCAATCGACCGCGTGTCGCAGGCGCTCGACGCTGGCGATGCGTTGCACTACTGGAGCGCTGCGCCTTACCTCCTCAACTTCATGGAGTCGTACGTCCTGAAGAAGAGACTGGCCGAACGCATCGACGCAGCCGATGAGCGCCTCGTGTCGGCAGTGTCGGAGGCGCGCTCCACCCTGCTCTCCAGGGAGGACATCGAGCGATACGCTGAGCTCGACCCGGCCAACGCACGTGTGCGGAACCTCTTCGAGGATCTCGACGCGGCGGGTGCGTTCGAGGTGCCCTGGGTGCCTCCATCGATGGGCTACTACGCCCTCGAAGGTCCATTCGACGCAGTGAAGTCCGGCTTCACGAAGCGGCTCGTGTTCTCGGCCTGGCACGTCGTCCCGAAGGTCGTCGCGTGCCTCGCCAGTTACGAGGCTGAGCGTCGTCTCGTGCGGCCCGCCGCGGGTGGCGAGGTGACGTACAGGAGTGCGCGCGACAAGCATCGCGGGCGTCTCCGGTTCACGGTGCGGGACGACGGCGCGTCAGGAGCGTCGCGCTTCGCTGGCATGTCCGTGCTCGGCCTGATGTATCCGTCGCCCACCTTGGCCATCGAGTGCGACCCGCTACAGGCTGCCCGGGACAGCCGTCAGGGAGGGCCTGAGCTCCCCGTGCTGTCAGATGTTCTGGGACAGGTTCGCAGTGTGCTCGAGCCCCGGCTGGCGGCCTTGGCGCGGCCAGACAGCGGCGGTGCCGAAGACGAGCGGTGGTACTGGGCTGCGCCTATGCTGCTTGACCTGATCCAGCATTCCGAAACCACGCAGGCCTGGTTCGGGCAGCGTGACCTTCACGGCGAGTGGCGCGAGCCTACGCGGGCGGCAGCCAGCAGCAACGAGGCCGATAGCGAGGCCCAGGAGGGCTGGCGTCGGCACGTGGACCACGCGCGACAGTTGCTCCAGTCGCAGGATCTCGGTCGCCAGCCTGCTGATCTCCCAGATGTCGTGGCACGGCTGGCCATCGCCGGCCCAGGCACGATGGCGCTTCGGAGCCTTGCGAGGGTGACCGGGCAGTTGTCGCGAGCCGATTCTGTCGCGCTGAGGAACGCTGCAGGACGCATCGCCGATGCCATTGTCGGCCTGTTCAATCTTCCGGACGTCGAGGCCTTCGTCGACCGGGCGAGCGAGGCGCACCGGGTACGTACCGGTCAGGAACCTGGCCCTTACTGGCGTGAGGTGCTGGGCTTCTGCGCGGCGGGCGGGTTGCAGGCCGTTCTCGACGAGTACGCCCACATCCTCGTCGATGCACTCGGGCAGCAGGGCCACTCCATGGAGTCGGCCGCCCACGCGATCGCTGACGAAATGGGAAAGGCCCTCCGAGTGCGGACGGCTACTCTCAGCGCGGATGCCTTGTGGGTCGCCGATGATGGTCGTCCAGTGCTCGAGAGGGGTGCGCTCGCGTTCAGGTCGCGGTTTGCCGTGCGTTTTGGCGCCGGCCCCGCCGAGGGCACCGACGAGGGTACAGACAGGGACGACGCGGTAAGGCGCGCCTTCAACTCGCCGTTCTGGCCGTTCGTGCTTTGCTCGACGTCCGTGGGTCAGGAAGGGCTGGATTTCCACCAGTACTGCCACGCCGTCGTGCACTGGAACCTGCCTTCGAACCCGGTCGACCTCGAGCAGCGCGAGGGCCGTGTCCACCGCTACAAGAACCACGCAGTGCGCAGGAACCTCGCGAAGCAGCACGGTCACGCGCTGACTGCCGACGGGCATCCTGATCCCTGGCGACAGGCGTTCAAGGCAGCGGAGTCCGAGCGCGAGGAAAGCAAACCCGATCTGGTGCCGTACTGGGTGTACGCGCCACCGGGCGGCGTGGCCATCGAACGGCACGTACCAGTGCTGCCGCTGAGTGGGGATGCGGAGCGGCGCACGCGCCTGCAGAAGTCGCTGGCGCTCTACCGTCTCGCATTCGGGCAGAGCCGGCAGGAGGATCTTGTTCAGTACCTTGCGCAGCGCCTCGATGAACAAGCCATCGCTGACGTGACATCGCGACTGCGGCTCGACCTCGCGCCTCCCATCGCGGCGATGGCCGAGCCGCTGCCCGTCGATGACGGCGTGCTCGTGTCAACAGGCGTGGTACCTCGTGCCGGGCAGGCACTCAAGGCCCTCGGCGATGATGTCGACCGCTTGTCTGGGCTTCTCGATGCGTTCGCAATCGTCAGGGAAGCGGCCAGGCTTCGCGACAGTGTCGAGACGTTCCGTGAGCTTCTCGACAGGTTCCAGGCGGTGCGAGCCGGCACCGCGGCCAACACACAGGGAGTGGTTCAGGCATGA
- a CDS encoding DUF6361 family protein has product MASTFGWLDGSEQQRRQMKDLLAQFREQDTRDELGLATIRDAFADLFFPGTGTLQTRARYFFFIPWMYRELAAKRVPAASIATRVRRYELDLITPLLETGENGVIGKNSRRNLQRTPSNIYWNGLRRLGFFRLPLSQDQYHRRFDAVHGAASRVRSDDGEPVSTDVAAWHPQMPTAPATFPGDADLELTADEADFLYARVVESAPESLFAWWLVHQCPGRDEPFAWSAMSSIELPDKLRRQVEHARRFSLVVHGATILYTFLLTKLRHQQAGGAKDAEKLPAHETRMAEWHVSVTRELEDLRAWSFSDFWSCLADQHAVIGRQTRDFVEAWTRLVLSSPRPETLLASREARSLIESREQALKKKLSRFQNTRALEVWGGSTGLRAMDFRWSSAVVIGQDIQAALS; this is encoded by the coding sequence ATGGCATCGACATTCGGCTGGCTTGATGGCTCGGAGCAGCAGCGGCGGCAGATGAAGGACCTGCTGGCGCAGTTCAGGGAGCAGGACACGCGAGACGAACTGGGGCTGGCGACCATACGGGACGCCTTTGCCGACCTGTTCTTTCCCGGCACCGGCACGCTTCAGACGCGAGCCCGCTACTTCTTCTTCATCCCGTGGATGTACCGCGAACTGGCCGCCAAACGGGTGCCGGCGGCGTCCATCGCGACGCGCGTCAGGCGGTACGAACTCGACCTGATCACGCCCCTTCTGGAGACAGGCGAGAACGGCGTCATCGGGAAGAACTCGCGCCGTAACCTCCAGCGAACCCCGAGCAATATCTACTGGAATGGTTTGAGGCGACTGGGCTTCTTTCGCCTTCCGCTCTCGCAGGACCAGTACCACCGGCGCTTCGACGCGGTGCACGGTGCAGCCAGCCGCGTGCGTTCCGACGACGGGGAGCCCGTATCGACCGACGTCGCTGCCTGGCATCCACAGATGCCGACAGCTCCCGCAACGTTCCCCGGGGATGCGGACCTCGAGCTCACCGCCGATGAAGCGGACTTCCTCTACGCACGAGTGGTGGAATCGGCGCCAGAGTCCCTCTTTGCATGGTGGCTGGTGCACCAGTGCCCTGGTAGGGACGAGCCCTTCGCCTGGAGCGCCATGTCATCCATCGAACTCCCGGACAAGCTTCGCCGTCAGGTCGAGCACGCACGCCGCTTCTCCCTCGTGGTCCATGGCGCCACGATCCTGTACACCTTCCTCCTGACCAAGCTACGGCACCAGCAGGCCGGGGGCGCGAAGGACGCGGAGAAGTTGCCGGCGCATGAAACACGCATGGCAGAGTGGCACGTCAGCGTGACGAGAGAACTCGAGGACCTCCGGGCGTGGAGCTTCAGCGACTTCTGGTCCTGTCTTGCTGATCAGCATGCGGTGATCGGTCGCCAGACCAGGGACTTCGTCGAGGCATGGACACGACTGGTACTGTCCTCTCCGCGCCCCGAGACCTTGCTGGCCTCGCGCGAGGCACGCAGCCTTATCGAGTCCAGGGAACAGGCGCTCAAGAAGAAGCTCTCCCGGTTTCAGAACACGCGCGCACTCGAAGTCTGGGGTGGCTCGACTGGACTCCGTGCCATGGACTTCCGCTGGAGCTCCGCGGTCGTGATTGGCCAGGACATTCAGGCCGCCCTCAGCTGA
- the rmuC gene encoding DNA recombination protein RmuC — protein MSSTALLWVLLLVSALSLVLSLVHLLRVGRTSPGASADVREEFRISRDEARAAGRELREEVNEAIRGGTEQLATSVDRLGAGQKAQLETMATQARELTQATQVALDRVASIFDGRLRELRDGNDQKILEMRKEIGQALNVNAEALTTTVDRLRAAQREQLELVAARVKELTEASQGALHGIRGTLDERVGKVQESTERSLAASRSEIADGLAKSGAALIEAMKAVGLQQQQQLEAMTTQVRALSESSQQALDRLHARLDARVQALQESNDRKLEEMRNTVDGKLQETLERRLGESFKIVSERLEAVHKGLGEMQTLASGVGDLKRVLTNVKARGTWAEVQLGGLLEQVLSPEQFSRNVVVVPGRTEHVEFAIRLPGREENGGSPVWLPIDSKFPQEDYLRLQDAADRADAAATQAALEALGRGVKVAAREIGTKYVSPPHTTDFAIMFLATEGLYAEVIRQPALVDELMREYRIVVAGPTTLTALLNSLRMGFRTLAVQRRASEVWSVLGAVKTEFGKFGSVLSKVKRQLETASRTLEKTGTRTRALTNKLEALEALPEHEAEALLNLPSDIDAGEAAEEDLTPV, from the coding sequence ATGTCCTCGACTGCTCTCTTGTGGGTGCTCTTGCTCGTCAGCGCACTCTCGCTCGTTCTCTCGCTCGTTCATCTCCTGCGAGTCGGCCGCACATCACCGGGGGCATCTGCCGATGTGCGGGAGGAGTTCCGCATCTCTCGGGACGAGGCACGTGCCGCCGGTAGGGAGTTGCGTGAGGAGGTCAACGAAGCGATCCGAGGAGGCACGGAGCAGCTGGCTACCAGTGTCGACAGGCTGGGCGCCGGACAGAAGGCCCAGCTCGAAACCATGGCTACACAGGCCAGGGAGCTGACGCAAGCGACCCAAGTGGCCCTGGACCGAGTAGCCAGCATATTCGATGGTCGGCTGCGCGAGCTTCGGGATGGGAACGACCAGAAGATTCTGGAGATGCGCAAGGAGATCGGCCAGGCGCTGAACGTCAACGCGGAGGCGCTCACAACGACCGTGGACCGACTTCGCGCCGCGCAGCGGGAGCAGCTCGAACTGGTGGCCGCGCGCGTCAAGGAGCTGACCGAAGCCAGCCAGGGGGCGCTCCACGGCATCCGGGGCACGCTGGACGAGCGGGTTGGCAAGGTGCAGGAGTCGACCGAACGATCTCTTGCGGCGAGCCGCAGCGAGATCGCAGACGGACTCGCCAAGTCCGGAGCCGCCCTCATCGAGGCGATGAAGGCCGTGGGGTTGCAGCAGCAGCAACAGCTCGAGGCCATGACGACGCAGGTGCGCGCGCTGTCGGAGTCCAGCCAGCAGGCTCTGGATCGGTTGCACGCACGCCTCGACGCACGCGTGCAGGCGCTGCAAGAGTCAAACGACCGCAAGCTGGAGGAGATGCGCAACACCGTCGACGGCAAGTTGCAGGAGACGCTGGAGCGTCGGCTTGGAGAGTCCTTCAAGATCGTCAGTGAGCGCCTCGAGGCCGTGCACAAGGGCCTTGGCGAGATGCAGACCTTGGCGTCCGGCGTGGGAGACCTGAAGCGCGTACTCACGAATGTCAAGGCTCGCGGCACGTGGGCCGAGGTGCAGCTTGGTGGGCTGCTAGAGCAGGTGCTCTCGCCCGAACAGTTCTCACGCAATGTTGTGGTGGTCCCGGGACGCACTGAGCACGTCGAGTTTGCGATCCGGTTACCTGGGCGCGAGGAGAACGGTGGGAGCCCGGTATGGCTGCCAATCGACTCGAAGTTCCCGCAGGAGGACTACCTGCGTCTGCAGGATGCCGCCGATCGGGCTGATGCCGCGGCGACGCAAGCCGCCCTGGAGGCCCTTGGACGTGGCGTCAAGGTGGCGGCGCGTGAGATCGGGACGAAGTATGTGTCGCCGCCGCACACGACCGATTTCGCCATCATGTTTCTCGCCACGGAGGGTCTCTACGCAGAGGTGATCCGACAACCCGCACTCGTGGATGAGCTGATGCGCGAGTACCGCATCGTGGTTGCTGGACCCACGACTCTGACCGCGCTCCTCAATAGTCTTCGGATGGGGTTCCGCACGCTTGCCGTGCAGCGCAGGGCGTCGGAGGTCTGGAGTGTGCTCGGCGCCGTCAAGACGGAGTTCGGGAAGTTCGGTAGCGTCTTGTCCAAGGTCAAGCGGCAGCTGGAGACCGCGAGCCGGACGCTCGAGAAGACGGGAACCCGCACCCGCGCGTTGACCAACAAGCTGGAAGCGCTGGAGGCCTTACCGGAGCACGAAGCCGAAGCTCTGCTGAATCTCCCATCCGACATCGACGCAGGTGAAGCAGCCGAGGAGGACCTGACGCCCGTGTGA
- a CDS encoding M48 family metallopeptidase: MAGMPFSTIATRTAGLALVLALWVPGLSAQTTFKLAKNKYTPQQDVELGREAAAEARQQYPVITDERITRYLTAIGDRLVEAAPASLKDPVYEYSFTPVNLKEINAFALPGGPMFVNRGMFDAAASEGEVAGVMAHELAHVLLRHGTANATRAQNPWLQLGQMAGAIGGAVVGGAAGSAIATSSQFGLGTLLLKYSRDFEKQADLLGAQIMARAGYDPRALARMFETIAREAGASGGPQWLSSHPDPGNRTQYITREAELLTVATPADERGFPTAKAAFASLPAPRSMAETAKARSTEGRGTRTSVGTPGLPVPPPSSQYRTIAGGGVFEVDVPTNWTVLTSSTSVKVVPENGYGELRGESVFSHGVEFGIARATTRDLQRATDEWLNAVARQNPELRAAGPQRVVRLSNRTAISTPLVNPSPLGGQERVSVFTTFLSDGTLFYYLTIAPDRDADALDEAFRRIGASIHLTEAR, encoded by the coding sequence ATGGCAGGGATGCCCTTCTCGACGATCGCGACCCGCACGGCCGGGCTGGCACTCGTGCTGGCCCTGTGGGTGCCCGGCCTGTCGGCCCAGACCACCTTCAAGCTCGCGAAGAACAAGTACACGCCCCAGCAGGACGTCGAGCTGGGACGCGAGGCGGCCGCAGAGGCGCGCCAGCAGTACCCGGTGATCACCGACGAGCGCATCACACGCTACCTCACGGCGATCGGCGATCGCCTGGTGGAGGCGGCACCCGCGTCGCTGAAGGACCCGGTGTACGAGTACTCGTTCACGCCCGTCAACCTGAAGGAGATCAACGCCTTCGCGCTGCCGGGCGGGCCGATGTTCGTCAATCGCGGCATGTTCGACGCCGCGGCCTCGGAGGGCGAGGTCGCCGGCGTGATGGCCCACGAACTGGCCCACGTGCTGCTGCGGCACGGCACGGCCAACGCCACGCGCGCGCAGAACCCGTGGCTGCAACTGGGCCAGATGGCCGGGGCGATCGGCGGCGCGGTGGTCGGCGGCGCGGCGGGCTCGGCCATCGCCACGAGCAGCCAGTTCGGCCTCGGCACGCTGCTGCTCAAGTACAGCCGCGATTTCGAGAAGCAGGCCGACCTGCTCGGCGCGCAGATCATGGCGCGCGCCGGCTACGACCCGCGGGCGCTGGCCCGCATGTTCGAGACGATCGCCAGGGAAGCGGGCGCCAGCGGCGGGCCACAGTGGCTGAGCAGCCATCCCGACCCGGGCAACCGCACTCAGTACATCACGCGCGAAGCGGAGTTGCTGACCGTGGCCACGCCGGCCGACGAGCGCGGCTTCCCCACCGCCAAGGCCGCATTCGCGTCGCTGCCGGCGCCGCGGTCCATGGCCGAAACCGCGAAGGCCCGCTCCACCGAGGGACGGGGCACGCGCACCTCGGTGGGCACGCCCGGCCTGCCGGTGCCGCCGCCCTCGTCGCAGTACCGGACCATCGCCGGCGGTGGCGTGTTCGAGGTGGACGTCCCGACCAATTGGACCGTGCTGACCTCGAGCACCAGCGTCAAGGTGGTGCCAGAGAACGGCTACGGCGAACTGCGCGGCGAGTCGGTGTTCAGCCACGGCGTGGAGTTCGGCATCGCGCGCGCGACGACGCGCGACCTGCAGCGGGCGACCGACGAGTGGCTGAACGCCGTCGCCCGGCAGAACCCGGAACTGCGCGCGGCCGGCCCGCAACGGGTAGTGCGACTCTCCAATCGCACGGCCATCAGCACGCCGCTCGTCAACCCGTCGCCACTCGGTGGGCAGGAACGCGTGTCGGTGTTCACCACGTTCCTCTCCGACGGCACGCTGTTCTACTACCTCACCATCGCGCCCGACCGCGATGCGGACGCCCTCGACGAGGCCTTCCGTCGCATCGGCGCCTCGATTCACCTGACCGAAGCGCGCTGA
- a CDS encoding phospholipase D family protein, with protein MLTDPYNRSKLFDVLRPPHGMELQMGVGTTYSLDLLALLLAPVAFSALELENLKSVSAVSSLEVLQSLRRYAGRLTVFCQSGQLIPPRKEFAQFVHLERVVAECRANEGSFHPKVWVLRFAQGDDVIYRFACLTRNMTFDHSWDTVLTLEGSLMNRVNGIGRNRPIGDFVAALPGLCVESLDEAARARVAQIADEVRRVEFECPPGVDDLHFWPMGIERARKWPFPPRPRRAAVISPFLTRSALDKVFDGCSRSVLVSTVSALAECAEVPEGVEQLYTLREGVIPEPEEPGDVAPEYDDPAGLHAKCFVFEDSDGAHVFTGSANATHSGLHRNVEFLVQLSGTKSRLGIDALLAPEQGATRLIDILQPFHMKPGPADPHDKDRREAEECVDKAQRVIAATELCLACAPSQDHPGTFDLRVACGGELRLQEVSACCWPVTLPPERALAVGAGTLPTFTGVTVLGVSRFLAFEVSATVGTETCTRRFARKVTLEGAPEDREQLALQAALGDMGQFLRYLHLLLTLGPSGTGIEPGDQSWGLGVGAATVALPPLLEQLLKALARDPARLDEVERTVRDLRKAPAASSVIPPHFDLVWEPVREAREALRS; from the coding sequence ATGCTGACCGATCCCTACAACCGCTCGAAGCTGTTCGACGTTCTCAGACCTCCCCACGGCATGGAGCTTCAGATGGGGGTGGGTACCACCTACTCGCTCGATCTCCTCGCCTTGCTGCTGGCGCCAGTGGCCTTCAGCGCACTGGAACTGGAGAACCTGAAGAGTGTGTCGGCAGTCAGTTCACTGGAGGTCCTCCAGTCACTGCGGCGCTATGCGGGCCGGCTCACGGTCTTCTGCCAGTCGGGGCAGTTGATTCCGCCGAGGAAGGAATTCGCGCAGTTCGTCCACCTGGAGAGGGTGGTGGCAGAGTGCCGCGCGAACGAAGGCAGCTTTCACCCCAAGGTGTGGGTGCTGCGATTTGCGCAGGGCGACGACGTGATCTACCGATTCGCGTGCCTCACGCGCAACATGACCTTCGATCACAGCTGGGACACGGTGCTGACGCTCGAGGGATCGTTGATGAACCGGGTGAACGGCATCGGTCGCAATCGCCCCATTGGTGATTTCGTCGCAGCTCTTCCTGGTCTCTGTGTGGAGTCGCTCGATGAGGCCGCACGAGCACGCGTTGCGCAGATTGCCGACGAGGTGCGACGTGTCGAGTTCGAGTGTCCCCCGGGAGTCGACGACCTGCATTTCTGGCCGATGGGCATCGAGAGGGCGAGGAAGTGGCCGTTCCCGCCCCGTCCTCGCCGCGCGGCGGTGATCTCTCCATTCCTCACCCGGTCCGCCCTGGACAAGGTGTTCGACGGTTGCTCCCGCTCGGTGCTGGTGAGTACGGTGTCGGCCCTTGCCGAATGTGCCGAGGTGCCTGAGGGAGTCGAGCAGCTGTATACGCTCCGTGAAGGCGTCATCCCCGAGCCAGAAGAGCCAGGCGACGTCGCGCCCGAGTATGACGATCCGGCAGGACTTCACGCCAAGTGCTTCGTCTTCGAGGACTCCGACGGGGCGCATGTCTTCACGGGGTCAGCCAACGCGACGCACAGCGGGCTCCACAGGAACGTGGAGTTCCTCGTCCAGCTGAGTGGAACGAAGTCGCGCCTCGGCATCGATGCCCTCTTGGCACCAGAGCAGGGCGCCACTCGGCTCATCGACATCCTGCAGCCCTTCCACATGAAGCCAGGGCCGGCTGACCCTCACGACAAGGACCGTCGAGAGGCCGAGGAATGCGTGGACAAGGCACAGCGGGTGATCGCTGCCACCGAGCTCTGTCTGGCCTGCGCCCCGAGCCAGGACCATCCCGGCACCTTCGACCTGCGCGTGGCCTGCGGCGGCGAGCTCCGACTGCAGGAGGTAAGCGCGTGCTGCTGGCCGGTCACATTGCCTCCGGAGCGAGCATTGGCTGTGGGCGCCGGCACCCTGCCCACGTTCACGGGTGTGACCGTCCTTGGCGTCTCGCGCTTTCTGGCGTTCGAGGTCTCGGCGACCGTCGGCACCGAGACCTGCACCCGCAGGTTCGCACGGAAAGTCACGCTCGAGGGCGCACCGGAGGACCGCGAGCAACTCGCGCTACAGGCCGCATTGGGCGACATGGGGCAGTTCCTCCGATACCTGCACCTGCTCCTGACGCTCGGTCCGTCGGGTACGGGAATCGAGCCCGGCGACCAATCCTGGGGCCTTGGTGTCGGCGCCGCAACTGTCGCGCTACCGCCCCTCCTCGAGCAACTGCTCAAGGCCCTCGCTCGCGATCCGGCGAGGCTCGATGAGGTCGAGCGCACGGTGCGCGACCTTCGCAAGGCACCGGCCGCTTCCTCGGTCATTCCCCCGCATTTCGATCTCGTGTGGGAACCGGTGCGTGAAGCGCGTGAGGCACTGCGGTCATGA
- a CDS encoding HNH endonuclease yields the protein MNDKLAYRQRALAHYKDHRCAWCGFARKEVLEVAHLDCDHENCGTDNLVVLCPTCHRMHDIDLLSTEEVRARRERLSSPESPEAVEVTPCGWCGFGIEPGMALSGAASEATPTIILCPSCRERAARGYISEAELAVRFDNRDRPADWKKLSKKAAEKAGRTRSRKSAARKAVRTRLANKARVAES from the coding sequence ATGAACGACAAACTGGCCTACAGGCAGCGCGCCCTTGCGCACTACAAGGACCACAGGTGTGCCTGGTGTGGGTTCGCAAGGAAGGAGGTGCTCGAAGTCGCGCACCTCGATTGCGACCACGAGAACTGCGGCACCGACAACCTGGTCGTGCTGTGCCCGACGTGCCATCGCATGCACGACATCGACCTGCTGTCGACAGAGGAAGTTCGGGCTCGCAGGGAACGGTTGTCCTCTCCTGAATCTCCCGAGGCCGTTGAGGTGACGCCCTGCGGCTGGTGCGGCTTCGGAATCGAGCCGGGCATGGCGCTGTCCGGAGCTGCCAGTGAGGCGACTCCGACCATCATCCTGTGTCCCTCGTGCCGCGAGCGTGCTGCTCGAGGGTACATCTCCGAAGCCGAGCTCGCTGTTCGATTCGACAACCGGGATAGACCTGCGGACTGGAAGAAGCTGTCGAAGAAGGCTGCGGAGAAGGCTGGGCGGACACGCAGCAGGAAGTCGGCCGCTCGCAAGGCGGTTCGGACTCGGCTCGCGAACAAGGCGCGGGTGGCCGAGTCGTGA